The following nucleotide sequence is from Alkalihalobacillus sp. LMS39.
AGAAAATGATTGGAGCAATTGTACTTTTATTACTTTTTGGCTTGCCTTTTAGTTTGTTAGGTGTATATTTACTACTGGATGAAGGATTTTCATTTATTTCACTTTTATTCATTGCGCTAGGAGTCGTTTTATTATCATTTATGATTTACGCGATAAGAAAAGTAAAAGAAAATAGTCCTGACGTCATTATTAGTAAACGAGGAATTTATTTAGATATGTTTACGGTCTGGATTCGATGGGAAGATATCGAAGGAATACTTCCTTATCAATTACAAGGTCAAACTTTCTTTGGTGTCATTGTTAAAGAAGAAGAAAAATATATTTCTCCTTTAAAAGCAAGTAAACGAAACCTCATCAGGATCAATCAAAAAATGGGGTTTCCAGGCTTTAATATTTCGTTAACCTACATTAAACATAAAGAACATTTATTTGAGGCACTGGACGCATACAATGTTCCGATATTAGAAGTGGTTTCATAAAAAAACAGCGTTCGATATGGTGATAATTTACCATATCGAACGCTGTTTTTACTATTGTGGATTCCAAATGATACGACCTGATTTGGTTTCTGCATTGACAGATACTTGAAAATGATGTTTTTCATAAAAAGCTATGAGTCTATTGATATGATTCCAGTCCCGTTGTACAAGATCTCCTGTGAGATATTGAATGTTTTTCTGTTCAGCCATTTGCTGAAGATAGGACATACAAACAGAACCATAGCCTTTGTTAACAGGTCCTTTAATATCATTGATATGAATCGTATTTGTTTCAGTATATGTTGCTTGAATACAAAAATCCCATTGACCTGTATAGGCGGTTTCACACTCATTCAACATAATTTGACATTGGTTGCCATCATTGTATTTGGCAAGAGAAAAATGTATAAAACGGCAAACCTTTTTGTAAGGCCACTTACCAACATAACTTTGTTAAACTATTACAACTCTCTTAATGCTAGTGACTCCTTCATTCGGTTACTATCACCCCCAAATAATACTAAGTGGGAGTGATGGATTAAGCGGTCTACTACCGCTTCGGTTAGGATAGGATCGCCAAATACATGATTCCACTGTCCAAATTGAAGGTTTGTGGTGATAATAATACTTCTTTTCTCATAACACAGTGAGATTACTTGGAAAAGCAGCTCAGCTCCCTGCTTATGTAAAGGTATATATCCGAGTTCATCGAGTATCAATAAGTCTAGCTTCTCAATCCTCTTAAACAATTTAGTTAGTGTCCCTTTTTCATTGGCATCCAGTAGTTCATTTGCAAGTGAGGCAATGGTATAGAACTTCACTCGCTTGCCATACTTATGTATGGCATTGATTCCAATGAGTGTGGATAGATATGTTTTCCCGGCACCAACGCCACCGTAAAAAACCATATTCTCCTTTGTATCAATAAACTCGCCATCTAAAAGGTACTGTTGGCTCAACCCTTGTCCTAACTGGATATCTTGCCAATTGAAAGGTTTGCCAGATGCGTTTGGCAACGTTGCCGCCTTTAGTAAAAGATTAATCTTCCTTTCCTCACGTTGTTCTATTTCTTTCTCAAATAGAGTTAATAAATAGTCTTGAGGATCCTTCGGATCTAGTTTGTGAAAATTTTCTCGTATCCAACTGAGCTTTAAACGTTTGGCATATTCCTGAATCTTTTCTTGCATCATCCCTGCCTCCTTTTCAAGGTAAAGAAGGCATCATATTGGTTCATTCCGCGTTCCGCTAATGGCATTGCCGGAACACTACTTTTCAGCTTAAGAGTTGGTCTATGACCACGGCCATGAACCAGTTGATGAAAGACTTGCTTGATAGTTTCTGAAGATGGGTGACAACTCTCAGAAGCGATCTCTAAAGCCTCTGTAGCTATTTCTAAACGGTTACTTTTTAATATTGTCGATAATAAAAGTAATGCTTTTTTCTTTTCTTCAACCGTACATTCATCCAAATATTTTTGCCATGCTTCTGGAAGCTGACTATAAAATGTCGTGTACTTTAAAGCTGTTGGTCTCTTGGCCATGAGAGATAGATAAGGTTGCCAAATCATTGATTTAGTTTCTTCTCCATATAGCCGTTCATGACTTACGATTACTTCATAATTATCCGCAAGGATATCAATGCGGTTGTAGGTAACACCCACTAATACTCGTTGATTTGCATAACGCGGGGAAGTGGAATACCTTTTCGAATCTACAAGTACATAACCATACTTATCCGCCTTCAAAGTCTCAATACGCATTCCTGAGTATTCTTTAGCTGGTAGGTAGAGTAATGCTTCCCTATCTTCCTCAAACAATCTAGCAATCTCATTCTTCTTTTCGTAGTGTGAACGAAATCTATCATTCTCTACTTCAAGCCATAATTCTTTGTTTAACTTTTCAATTTGATAAACAGGTCGTTCTGGTAAAAAGAAGTTATTTCGTACATACTTAACCATTGCCTCTACATGACCTTTTTCATTTCCAGCGCCAGGATTACAAAACTCGTACTGAAAACCGTAATGTAAGGCGAACCTTTCAAAGCCTTCTGTTAGTTCTCGCTTACCTTGAGGAAGGATTTTTTTAACTGCTGGAGATAAGTTATCAAAACGTATTCTCTTTGGTACACCTTCTAAGTGGGTAAAGAATCGTTTTAGTCCTTCTAGGAAACAATCCTGATTTTGAGATTCAAAAACTTGAACTAAGAATGCATTACTGTACGGAAAGGAAAGAACGAGATACGGAAGGTCAATCACCTTACCATTCCTTTTAAACGGCGCCTCCCCAAAGTCTACTTGAGCATCACCAGGTCTTGCCTCTAACGGAATCGCAGCACCTTCGCTTTCGTCTAATAATTCCTTTTTACGTTTAGACACATACGCCCTTACAGTTCGGTCGGAGCCTTTAAAATTTATGTCTACATCGTCTACAAGCATTTGCCATATACGTTTGGCAGTCCTTCGGTATTTCTTTTTCTTCTTCATATCTTCTTTCAACCATTGATCGATGATATCCTTAACGGGGTCCATTACTGGTGCCGGTTGTGGCTTTACCCTCTTCGTTTCCGGTTGAAATTCCTCTAGGTCGGCATACTTCTTAACTGTTCTAACATCCTTATTCGTTCTTCTAGCAACATCCGAATAGGAATAACCTTTCGTGTTTACTTCTTGTCTGATATAATTAATTTCGGTCACTTCTAACATCTCCTAAAACTACCTCCTGCCAGTATTGGGTCCAACAGGAAGTGTATTGAATTTTTGAGATGTTAGCAAGTGGCTTTTTTTGTGTAGGTGCCCTTCGGGCACCTACACAAAAGGGCTGCCATACCCTACATATTTATAATGCCATAAACAGCCATCATCATATTTATAGAGGATAACCCATTGTTCTTCTTTTGTTTGGTCAATCGCAACAACTTCCCATTTTTTGGCGATTTCAAATAAATTTTCCCTCATTCGAAAAATTTGAAACTCCATTTCTTCCAGTTGTTCAATGTCTCTTTTTTCATCCCTCGTCTCAAGTAAAAGTATGCTTTGTGTCATTGTCCTCTCCTTTTTTTTGTTTCATGTTACACTATGTCTTTTTCATTGAAGTGTCACACCTGTAAAAGTATAACATTGTCAATATGTCATGGAAACAAAAACAAGCTAGATATTTATATATACACTATGTCAGGATCCTTTCAAAAAATGGATTGACAATTATATTGTTTTCTCGATATGATGTAATTGTATTAACTGTATTACGCGTGGTAGTACACATTGAGGGGTGAAATGATAAATAGTTACATATTTTTACACAGAAAATACGTTATAAATAAGAAAAAACAGATATTATTCTTTTCATGATTATGGTACTTTTAGTTTTATATGGGATCTAGTATTCTACTTACTCTTTATTAAGAAAGCAGGGGAAGTTATGTTACAGAAGTTATTAAAAATTGGCTTACTTGCATTTGTCCTATTTTCCTTTATACCTTCACAAGTTCAAGCTGAAGGACAAATTCATGTTGAAACAAATATTGGTTTTGATAATAAAGTTAAGCAATACCAAGGGTTTCCGGTTGAAGTTACATTAACAAACAAAGGGGAAGATATTTCTGGGGAATTGGTGATTCAAGTTTCACCAGGCTATCACTCAAACAATGGCAGTATCATTACACAAGTAGAGCTACCAGCAAACAGTGAGAAAACAATTCAATTAACAGTACCTGGATTAGGAGATTCTTATTATTACAATAATCAAAACTTCGAACATATTAAATTTTATGAAGGTTCTTGGCAAACAGGTAAAGAAGTTTCTTTAACGGGGCAAACAAAGCTTTCACCACGTATTTTAAGTGATGATGAAATCGTATTTGGATTATTAACATCGCATCCAGATGCCTTTAATTTTATTAAATCATTAAAAGGACCATGGGAAAATCAACATTCAACAATGCCAATCGATGACAAACACATTCCAACAAACCCAATGGGTCTCTCTATGTTTTCAGCAATCGTTGTTGACCAATATGCAGTTGCTGACTTGTCAGCTGAACAACAAAGCGCTATTGCATCTTGGGTATCACTTGGTGGACAATTATATGTTACTGCTGACTTGTCTGCAGATCAAAAATTAGGAAATTTATCGCGGTTATTACCAATGGCGAGTGATTTAAAATCAGAGACGATCGATACAGAGTTTTTTGAAACAGTAAGTGAAGAAGAGTATCCGAATAAACAAGTTGAGGTCGTTATCGGAACTCTTCATGAAGACGCAGTTATCATTCAAAAAACTGACGATGAAATCCCACTTATTACATCAAGGTCTTACGGTAGCGGCGAAATTATCCAGTTGAGCTTTTCACCAAGTGCACAAACCTTTGCGAGCTGGGATGGGGCTACTAAGTATTGGACGAATGCATTTATGCAACAACAATCTAACAATCATTACTATTATGAATCAATTTATGACCGTCTTGGTTGGGGATTTGCTTCGATTGCAAACTTGTTCCCATCATCTTTTTTACCATTTTCACTTCTTGTTGGGGTTATGGTTGTTTATATTTTAATTATCTTTCCAGTGCTTTTCTTTATCTTGAAAAAAATGGATAAACGCGAACATTCATGGTGGATTATTCCGGCATTATCATTAATAATATGTCTTTCGATTTTTGGCTTTGGTGGAAAAGATAGAATTGCTCAACCACAATTAAATGAAATAACGTTGCTTCAAATCGATGAGCAAGGAATGGGACAGGGGTACGGTAGCGTTGCTTTTCTAAGTAATAAAAGTGGGAATTATGCAATGACAGTTGGGACTGGAGATTTTTTAGCATTCCCTATAAGCATGTCTCATAATATGGGGTCATCTGTTTCAACTGCCGGAATTCGCAATCAAGGTGACCAAGTAGATTTTTTATTTAAAGACGTGGAATATTGGTCAATTCGTAATGTGACAGGTCCTTTATCAAATATAGAAACAGGACAGTTAGATACTGATTTACAATTATCGAACAAAAAGATTACAGGAACGATTACAAATAACACACAGTTTTCGTTTGATGAACTCCTATTTTTATCTGGACGCCAAGAAGAATCACTGGGAGCGATAGCAGCCGGAGAAACGCTAAACGTTGATATTGAATTAAAAGGTTCTCTTCTATTAGCACCTTCTTATAGAAACGTGAATTACAATTCAAATCAAGATATCGACGATCGGAGGAAAGAAGAATTGCTGAATCAGATGATTGAGTTTAGCCTGTTTGAGCGTGGGAAGCCCTCTATAGTTGGCTTAACAAATGAAGAGGTATTGCAAACAACACTTGAAAACAGTGACCCTCTTGTGGAACGGTTAAATGTGATTACTCAATCTGTTTATGTAGAAAATTTATATGATGGACCATTTGAGCTTGTTACAGATGATTTTGCACCTTATGTGTATGGGACTGATCACATGGGTCATTACTTAGAAAGCGATCTTGAATCAGGTGGAAGAATGGTGATGGCTTCTGCGGGGACGTATGAATTTGGTTATCATGTTCCTGAAGATTTATTAGATGCCGATTTTACACAGTTAGAAATCAAAATAAACAATAGTCCGAATTTCGAATATGAAATTTTTATTAGTGAATCAGATAGTTATGAGCCATTAGATGATAAAGCATCTTTTGATGATCCGAAAAAGTATATTAATGAATATGGTCAAATGTTAATTCGTGTCACAAAGTCAGATATGCCTGAACAGATTCCAGTGCCAGAACTGTCCTTGAAAGGGGATGTCAAAGAATGATTGAAACAGTCAACCTTACAAAAAAATATGGTTCATTTACAGCGTTAGATAATTTAAATCTATCTATTTCTGAGGGGACAGTCTTTGGTTTTGTTGGTCAAAACGGTGCAGGAAAATCAACAACATTTCAAATTTTAGCGACGTTAATGTCTCCAACGTATGGGACAGCGTATATTAATGGGTTAGATGTTACAAAAGAGTCTGTGAAAGTAAGACGTCTCATTGGGTATATGCCTGACTTTTTTGGAGTATATGACCAATTTAAAGCCGTAGAATATTTAGACTTTTACGGTGCTAGTTACGGTCTTAGTGTAGAGGAGCGAGCTGCTGTTATTCCGCAGCTTTTAGAACTAGTGAACCTTACACATAAGAAAGATTCATATGTTGATTTACTTTCCCGTGGGATGAAGCAAAGATTATGCTTAGCTCGCTCTTTAATTCATGATCCTAAAGTATTAATTTTAGATGAACCAGCGTCAGGATTAGACCCAAGAGCACGAGTAGAAATGAGAGAAATATTAAAAGAACTTAAAACGATGGGGAAAACAATCATCATTTCGTCTCATATTCTACCAGAACTAGCGGAAATGTGTGACGAAATCGGAGTTATTGATAATGGTAAACTCGTGGCGACAGGTACTGTGTCAGAAATTCAAGAAAAATTACAACAGCAAAAAATTATTCAAATTACTGTCAATGATGAACATGAAAGAACGGTTCGCTTTTTTGAAGATGACCCAAGTGTGTTTAATATCGTATTGGAAGACTCTGGATTGATTCAATTCGGATATAAGGGCTCTGATAAAGACCAACAAGCACTTCTTAAAAAAGCAGTTTTAGCTGATATTCCAATGATTAGCTTTAAACATCTTGAAAAGAATCTTGAGGATGTCTTTATGGAAATTACAAAAGGAGCGGATGAGAAATGAACATAAAAGTTAATAATCCGGTTTTAAATAAAGAATTTCGCTTACGGTTTCGCTCGATTAAAAGTTATATTGGAATCGCTTGTTATTTAGGGATTCTTGCATTAATATCGCTCGGTTTTATCGGCCTTACTTTAGTAATGGATTACGGCGGGGTGTTTCGGCCTGAAGAAAGCCGAAACATGTTTATTATGATAAGCATGCTACAACTGGCGCTTGTTATTTTTATTACACCAGGATTAACTGCGGGTATTATTAGTAGTGAACGAGAACGTCAAACTTTACCCATTTTATTAACAACAGCACAATCGTCTAGTGCGATTGTACTGAGTAAACTTTTTTCATCTCTTGCGTATTTAGTGTTAATCGTAATAGTTACGGGACCTTTGTATATGATTATTTTCTTATATGGTGGGATTTCACCGTTAAATGTATTAGCTAGTTTTGCGTTGTACTTATTTACGATGCTTGTCATTGGAAGTATAGGTGTACTCGCTTCGACACTCATTCGTAAAACAATTATCGCCATGGTTACAACGTATAGTATTGCCTTTTTTCTTGCAGGAGGGCTTGCCATCATAACGATGATGGTGATGAGTTTTAGCTATGTGTTTTACTCGCAAGGATCAGATTTTATATGGCCGTTTTTAATTGCTTCTTTAAATATTCCGATTATGTTTTTCTCACTCCTTGAGCCTACGGTTATGGAGGAATTTAAAACAATGGCTGGAATCTCATTCTCCCCATGGATTATTTTCTTTAGTTTTTATGGTGTTATTATTTTTGTAAGTTTGTGGTTATCGATTACAAATCTACGTCCGAAAATGAAGACAAGAGTTTTTCCTAAAGATAATCCGGAAATAACTGCTGAACAATAGGAAGTACGAAGAAAAGAGGTGACTTTTTCATGGATGAGAAAGGCCAGTTTCTGATGCTGTTACAAGAAGTGAAAAAAAGATTATGGGTTCACCATATCATTCGCTTTATTCAACTCGGTTTTTTATGCGCGATTGGCACCATCTTTTTCATTTCGATTGTGGCCCGCTATGTACTCGTTTCTCACTTATCGCTGTGGTTTGTAAGCAGTACTACTGTAGTCACGATAATAATTCTCGTTTTAATATTGAAAAAACGACCAAGTACGTTAAAAGCGGCTATGCTTTTTGACAATGAAGTTAAAGAAAACCGTGTTATTACAGCATTTTCCTTTATTCATGATACGAAAGAGCTTACTGTATTCCAACGTCGAGATGCTGTTTTGGCGATGAAAAAAACAAAGCAACAAGTGCTAAATAAACAAAAAGTACCTTTTCAATGGAAGGAACTCACGGTTGCACTCCTTTTATTGGCAGCAACAGTGACCTCTTTTCTATTCCCAAGTGAGCGGATGCTAGCGGCTAGTGAATTAGAAAAGACGATCGAAATAGCCAACGAAGCAAAAGAAGATCTAAAGGAAATAGCAGAAGAGGAACCATTAACAGAAAAAGTAAAAGACCTAATCGAAACGTTAAAAGATGAGGTGAAAGAATCAGAAACAGCCGAAGAGTTACTAGAGACATTGTTAGACAATGAGAAGCTTGTAGATGAAGTTAAATTAGAACTTCAAGAAAAAGAACAAGAATTAAAAGAATTGTCGGATACTTTCCAAGAAAATGAGTTACAAGACATTTCAAATGCCATTGATTCATTGGACAATGAGGCATTACAAGAAGCGTTGAATAAATTAAATGATCTTGCGTTGACGGACGAACAAAAACAAGCATTAGTGAACATGCATGAACAATTAACAGGAAAAGAAATGGGTAATGCAGAGGATTTATCCCCGGAAGAGTTAGCGGAAATGCTTGAGGAGCTTGCCGAAAAATTAACGGAACTATTAGAGGCGGGACTCGATTTAGAAACGATAATTGCGATGCAAAATAATCTTCAAGCTGTCGCTAACAATGTGAATGCGAATTTAGGAAAAGCGGGACTTCCATCTAAACCATCGTTATCATTTGCAGACTCTAACTCTTCAGGCCAATCGAATTCTGATCAAGAAGGAACAGGGGATGGTGAAGGGCAATCAGAAGGGTCTGGTAATGGAAACAGTAATGGAAATGGCAACGGGTCAGGGCAAGGCGGAAATGGAACAGGAGCTGGTTCAGGTAATGGAGCTGGAACGGGTCAAGGGTCAAGAGAGTTAGTAACGATTCCAGAACGAATTGACGGAAAAACAAATCTTGAAACAGATGGAGGAGAACTCGGTACAGGGACGAGTGAAAAACAACAGTCTAATGCACCTGTGTTAAAAGGTTCTACCCGTCCTTATCAAGAAGTGATTGGTCAATATGAAGAAAGTTATCGTGAAAGTATGGACCGAATGCAATTACCACGTCATTTAGAAGGTGTTGTCCGTGATTACTTTACGGAACTAAATCAAGAATAGGAGTGACTTTTATTGAAAGAACAACAATATGAAAACGCACGCGAACAGTTACAAAAGACAAAAGCGACGATACAGTCTTTTATCGTTGGTCAAGAAGAAACAATCAATCAAATTATTTGGTCTATGTTTGCTGGGGGGCATGCTTTGCTTGAAGGCTTACCTGGAGTTGGAAAAACGATGATGATTAAAACGATTTCAGAAGTGATGAATTTATCGTTTTCGCGTGTGCAATTCACTCCTGATTTAATGCCAGCAGATATTACAGGGACGATGATGATTGAACCGAATGAAGAAGGAAAACAGCAATTTGTCTTTCATAAAGGACCAGTGTTCGCCAATATTGTCTTAGCTGATGAAATCAACAGAGCTACACCAAAAACTCAAAGTGCTTTATTAGAAGCAATGGCGGAAAAAACAGTTACAGTGATTGGAGAAACAGCCTCTCTTCCCGCACCATTTTTTGTATTAGCAACACAAAATCCTGTTGATTTAG
It contains:
- a CDS encoding GNAT family N-acetyltransferase, coding for MLNECETAYTGQWDFCIQATYTETNTIHINDIKGPVNKGYGSVCMSYLQQMAEQKNIQYLTGDLVQRDWNHINRLIAFYEKHHFQVSVNAETKSGRIIWNPQ
- the istB gene encoding IS21-like element helper ATPase IstB; amino-acid sequence: MQEKIQEYAKRLKLSWIRENFHKLDPKDPQDYLLTLFEKEIEQREERKINLLLKAATLPNASGKPFNWQDIQLGQGLSQQYLLDGEFIDTKENMVFYGGVGAGKTYLSTLIGINAIHKYGKRVKFYTIASLANELLDANEKGTLTKLFKRIEKLDLLILDELGYIPLHKQGAELLFQVISLCYEKRSIIITTNLQFGQWNHVFGDPILTEAVVDRLIHHSHLVLFGGDSNRMKESLALREL
- a CDS encoding ABC transporter ATP-binding protein; this translates as MIETVNLTKKYGSFTALDNLNLSISEGTVFGFVGQNGAGKSTTFQILATLMSPTYGTAYINGLDVTKESVKVRRLIGYMPDFFGVYDQFKAVEYLDFYGASYGLSVEERAAVIPQLLELVNLTHKKDSYVDLLSRGMKQRLCLARSLIHDPKVLILDEPASGLDPRARVEMREILKELKTMGKTIIISSHILPELAEMCDEIGVIDNGKLVATGTVSEIQEKLQQQKIIQITVNDEHERTVRFFEDDPSVFNIVLEDSGLIQFGYKGSDKDQQALLKKAVLADIPMISFKHLEKNLEDVFMEITKGADEK
- a CDS encoding STM3941 family protein, encoding MKEYRIERSKKKMIGAIVLLLLFGLPFSLLGVYLLLDEGFSFISLLFIALGVVLLSFMIYAIRKVKENSPDVIISKRGIYLDMFTVWIRWEDIEGILPYQLQGQTFFGVIVKEEEKYISPLKASKRNLIRINQKMGFPGFNISLTYIKHKEHLFEALDAYNVPILEVVS
- the istA gene encoding IS21 family transposase, which gives rise to MLEVTEINYIRQEVNTKGYSYSDVARRTNKDVRTVKKYADLEEFQPETKRVKPQPAPVMDPVKDIIDQWLKEDMKKKKKYRRTAKRIWQMLVDDVDINFKGSDRTVRAYVSKRKKELLDESEGAAIPLEARPGDAQVDFGEAPFKRNGKVIDLPYLVLSFPYSNAFLVQVFESQNQDCFLEGLKRFFTHLEGVPKRIRFDNLSPAVKKILPQGKRELTEGFERFALHYGFQYEFCNPGAGNEKGHVEAMVKYVRNNFFLPERPVYQIEKLNKELWLEVENDRFRSHYEKKNEIARLFEEDREALLYLPAKEYSGMRIETLKADKYGYVLVDSKRYSTSPRYANQRVLVGVTYNRIDILADNYEVIVSHERLYGEETKSMIWQPYLSLMAKRPTALKYTTFYSQLPEAWQKYLDECTVEEKKKALLLLSTILKSNRLEIATEALEIASESCHPSSETIKQVFHQLVHGRGHRPTLKLKSSVPAMPLAERGMNQYDAFFTLKRRQG
- a CDS encoding ABC transporter permease, with translation MNIKVNNPVLNKEFRLRFRSIKSYIGIACYLGILALISLGFIGLTLVMDYGGVFRPEESRNMFIMISMLQLALVIFITPGLTAGIISSERERQTLPILLTTAQSSSAIVLSKLFSSLAYLVLIVIVTGPLYMIIFLYGGISPLNVLASFALYLFTMLVIGSIGVLASTLIRKTIIAMVTTYSIAFFLAGGLAIITMMVMSFSYVFYSQGSDFIWPFLIASLNIPIMFFSLLEPTVMEEFKTMAGISFSPWIIFFSFYGVIIFVSLWLSITNLRPKMKTRVFPKDNPEITAEQ